A DNA window from Pseudarthrobacter sp. W1I19 contains the following coding sequences:
- a CDS encoding aspartate carbamoyltransferase catalytic subunit — MKHLLSTEDLSLANAIRILDTAEEMAAVGDREVKKLPALRGRTVVNLFFEDSTRTRISFEAAAKRLSADVINFAAKGSSVSKGESLKDTAQTLSAMGADAVVIRHWASGAPHRLAATDWIDAAVINAGDGTHEHPTQALLDAFTMRRHWARLAGTGSEGADLKGMRVAIAGDVLHSRVARSNVWLLRTLGAEVTLVAPPTLLPIGVEKWPCKVSYNMDETLEQGVDAVMMLRVQGERMNASFFPSTREYSRRWGFDDNRLHALDALGMKDTIIMHPGPMNRGLEISAAAADSPRSTVLAQVRNGVSVRMAALYLLLSGDTREPAAPALAYAGTHSTKESN, encoded by the coding sequence GTGAAGCATCTTCTCTCCACCGAGGACCTCAGCCTCGCCAACGCCATCCGGATCCTCGACACCGCCGAGGAAATGGCAGCAGTGGGCGACCGCGAAGTTAAGAAGCTCCCCGCCCTGCGCGGACGCACTGTGGTAAACCTCTTCTTCGAGGACTCCACCCGCACGCGCATCTCCTTCGAAGCCGCAGCAAAGCGACTGTCGGCGGACGTCATCAACTTCGCCGCGAAGGGCTCCTCAGTCTCCAAGGGGGAGTCCCTCAAGGACACAGCCCAGACGCTGTCCGCGATGGGGGCGGACGCCGTCGTCATCCGGCACTGGGCCTCAGGGGCACCGCACCGGCTGGCAGCAACCGACTGGATCGATGCCGCCGTCATCAATGCCGGCGACGGCACCCACGAACACCCCACCCAGGCGCTGCTTGATGCGTTCACCATGCGCCGCCACTGGGCACGCCTGGCCGGCACCGGTTCCGAAGGCGCAGACCTCAAGGGAATGCGGGTGGCCATCGCCGGTGACGTCCTGCACTCCCGGGTGGCCCGCTCCAACGTCTGGCTCCTGCGTACCCTCGGCGCCGAGGTCACCTTGGTGGCGCCACCCACCCTGCTGCCCATCGGCGTTGAAAAGTGGCCTTGCAAAGTCAGTTACAACATGGACGAAACACTCGAGCAGGGCGTCGACGCCGTGATGATGCTGCGCGTGCAGGGCGAACGCATGAACGCCTCCTTCTTCCCCAGCACCCGGGAATACTCGCGCCGGTGGGGCTTCGACGACAACCGGCTTCACGCGCTGGACGCCCTGGGCATGAAAGACACCATCATCATGCACCCCGGGCCCATGAACCGCGGCCTGGAAATCTCGGCGGCCGCCGCCGATTCCCCCCGCTCCACCGTCCTGGCCCAGGTCCGCAACGGCGTGTCCGTGCGGATGGCCGCCCTTTACCTGCTGCTCTCCGGGGACACCCGCGAACCAGCCGCCCCCGCCCTGGCCTATGCCGGCACCCATTCCACCAAGGAGAGCAACTGA
- the carB gene encoding carbamoyl-phosphate synthase large subunit, translating to MPKRTDLKSVLVIGSGPIVIGQAAEFDYSGTQALRVLKEEGLRVILVNSNPATIMTDPEFADATYVEPITPEVVEKIIAKERPDAVLPTLGGQTALNTAIALDKNGVLEKYNVELIGANIAAIELGEDREKFKGVVERCGAESARSHIIHTMDEALKAADDLGYPMVVRPSFTMGGLGSGLAYNEDDLRRIVGQGLQYSPTSEVLLEESILGWKEYELEMMRDKNDNVVVVCSIENFDPVGVHTGDSITVAPALTLTDREYQRLRDISIAVIREVGVDTGGCNIQFAIDPATGRVVVIEMNPRVSRSSALASKATGFAIAKIATKLSLGYTLDEIPNDITQKTPASFEPTLDYVVVKVPRFAFEKFPAADNTLTTTMKSVGEAMAMGRNFTEALQKALRSLEQKGSQLDFSSVPEWEVAELIEKAKRPTTERLHQVQRALLGGATVEQLFEATKIDPWFLDQLQLLNEISREIRQAGALTAEMLKRAKRHGFSDEQIGALTHNSEAVVRGVRQALGIRPVYKTVDTCAAEFAAYTPYHYSAYDEEDEVALHSKPSILILGSGPNRIGQGIEFDYSCVHASMALRKAGYETVMVNCNPETVSTDYDVSTRLYFEPLTLEDVLEVIAAEERTGGVMGVFVQLGGQTPLKLAQQLADAGVPILGTSPEAIDLAEHRGMFSRVLDKAGLISPKNGTAVSFEDAKKIADEIGYPVLVRPSYVLGGRGMEIVYDEPNLSRYIANATEITPDHPVLIDRFLEDAVEIDVDALFDGTDMYLGGIMEHIEEAGIHSGDSACVLPPITLGTNVLERVRTATRAIAEGVGVRGLINIQFALASDVLYVLEANPRASRTVPFVSKATGVQMAKAAALIGTGVTIGQLRSAYKMLPEVGDGSTLPLDAPVSVKEAVLPFSRFRTLEGKVVDSLLGPEMRSTGEVMGIDKHFDTAFAKSQAAANNALPTEGKIFVSVANRDKRSVIMGVKRLSDLGFEIVSTGGTADVLRRNGIQATPVRKVAEGSSAEGEGTIADLVIAGEIDMVFNTPSGGEARSDGYELRAAATSIGIPCITTVAEFNAAVQAIEAMRTYEWSVTSLQEHAAALAESQKAALQHA from the coding sequence ATGCCGAAACGTACAGATCTCAAGAGCGTCCTCGTCATTGGTTCCGGCCCGATCGTCATCGGCCAGGCCGCCGAATTTGACTACTCCGGCACGCAGGCGCTGCGCGTCCTCAAGGAGGAAGGCCTGCGGGTCATCCTGGTCAACTCCAACCCGGCCACCATCATGACCGACCCGGAGTTCGCCGACGCCACCTACGTTGAGCCCATCACGCCCGAGGTGGTGGAGAAGATCATCGCCAAGGAGCGCCCGGATGCCGTGCTGCCCACCCTGGGCGGCCAGACGGCCCTGAACACGGCCATCGCGCTGGACAAGAACGGTGTGCTCGAGAAGTACAACGTGGAGCTGATCGGCGCCAACATCGCCGCCATCGAACTTGGCGAGGACCGCGAAAAGTTCAAGGGCGTGGTGGAACGCTGCGGCGCCGAGTCCGCCCGCAGCCACATCATCCACACCATGGACGAGGCCCTCAAGGCCGCCGACGACCTCGGCTACCCCATGGTGGTCCGCCCCTCCTTCACCATGGGCGGCCTCGGCTCCGGCCTTGCCTACAACGAGGACGACCTCCGCCGCATCGTGGGCCAGGGCCTGCAGTACAGCCCCACGTCCGAGGTGCTGCTCGAAGAGAGCATCCTGGGCTGGAAAGAGTACGAGCTCGAGATGATGCGCGACAAGAACGACAACGTCGTGGTGGTCTGCTCCATCGAGAACTTCGATCCCGTTGGCGTCCACACCGGCGACTCCATCACCGTGGCGCCGGCCCTGACCCTCACCGACCGCGAATACCAGCGGCTGCGCGACATCTCCATCGCCGTGATCCGTGAAGTGGGCGTGGACACCGGCGGCTGCAACATCCAGTTCGCCATCGACCCCGCCACTGGCCGCGTGGTGGTCATCGAGATGAACCCCCGCGTGTCCCGTTCCTCGGCGCTGGCGTCCAAGGCCACCGGTTTTGCCATTGCCAAGATCGCCACCAAGCTTTCCCTGGGTTACACGCTGGACGAGATCCCCAACGACATCACCCAGAAGACCCCCGCGTCCTTCGAACCCACCCTCGACTACGTGGTGGTCAAGGTGCCGCGCTTCGCGTTCGAGAAGTTCCCGGCAGCGGACAACACCCTCACCACCACCATGAAGTCGGTGGGCGAGGCCATGGCCATGGGCCGCAACTTCACCGAAGCACTGCAGAAGGCGCTCCGGTCGCTGGAGCAGAAGGGTTCGCAGCTGGACTTCAGCTCTGTCCCTGAATGGGAAGTCGCCGAGCTGATCGAAAAGGCAAAGCGTCCCACCACCGAGCGCCTGCACCAGGTCCAGCGCGCCCTCCTGGGCGGCGCCACCGTGGAGCAGCTTTTCGAGGCCACCAAGATCGACCCGTGGTTCCTGGACCAGCTCCAGCTCCTCAACGAGATCTCCCGTGAAATCCGCCAGGCCGGTGCCTTGACCGCTGAGATGCTGAAGCGCGCCAAGCGGCACGGCTTCTCGGATGAGCAGATCGGCGCCCTCACGCACAACTCCGAGGCCGTAGTCCGCGGCGTCCGCCAGGCACTGGGCATCCGCCCTGTCTACAAGACTGTGGACACCTGCGCAGCCGAATTTGCCGCCTACACCCCGTACCACTACTCGGCCTACGACGAGGAGGACGAGGTTGCGCTGCATTCCAAGCCCTCGATCCTGATCCTCGGCTCCGGCCCCAACCGCATCGGCCAGGGCATCGAGTTCGACTACTCCTGCGTCCACGCCTCCATGGCCCTGCGGAAGGCCGGCTACGAGACGGTCATGGTCAACTGCAACCCCGAGACCGTGTCCACCGACTACGACGTCTCCACCCGCCTGTACTTCGAGCCGCTGACGCTCGAGGACGTGCTGGAGGTCATCGCGGCCGAGGAACGCACCGGCGGCGTGATGGGCGTCTTCGTCCAGCTCGGCGGCCAGACCCCGCTCAAGCTCGCACAGCAGCTTGCCGACGCCGGGGTGCCCATCCTGGGCACGTCGCCGGAAGCCATTGACCTCGCCGAGCACCGCGGCATGTTCTCCCGTGTCCTGGACAAAGCCGGCCTGATCTCCCCGAAGAACGGCACCGCCGTCTCCTTCGAGGACGCCAAGAAGATCGCGGACGAGATCGGCTACCCGGTCCTGGTCCGCCCCTCCTACGTCCTGGGCGGCCGCGGCATGGAGATCGTCTACGACGAGCCCAACCTGTCCCGCTACATCGCCAACGCCACGGAAATCACCCCGGACCACCCGGTGCTGATCGACCGCTTCCTGGAGGACGCCGTCGAGATCGACGTCGACGCCCTCTTCGACGGCACCGACATGTACCTGGGCGGCATCATGGAGCACATCGAGGAAGCGGGCATCCACTCCGGCGACTCCGCCTGCGTCCTGCCGCCCATCACCCTGGGCACCAACGTCCTGGAGCGCGTCCGCACTGCAACCCGGGCCATCGCCGAAGGCGTGGGGGTCCGCGGCCTGATCAACATCCAGTTCGCCCTGGCCTCGGACGTGCTCTACGTCCTCGAAGCCAACCCGCGTGCGTCGCGGACCGTGCCGTTCGTCTCAAAGGCCACCGGCGTCCAGATGGCCAAGGCCGCGGCCCTGATCGGCACCGGCGTGACCATCGGCCAGCTCCGCAGCGCCTACAAGATGCTGCCCGAGGTGGGCGACGGCTCCACCCTGCCCCTGGACGCTCCCGTGTCCGTCAAGGAGGCAGTCCTGCCGTTCAGCCGCTTCCGCACGCTCGAAGGCAAGGTGGTGGACTCGCTGCTCGGCCCCGAGATGCGCTCCACCGGTGAGGTCATGGGCATCGACAAGCACTTCGACACCGCCTTTGCCAAGAGCCAGGCTGCGGCCAACAACGCGCTGCCCACCGAAGGCAAGATCTTTGTCTCCGTGGCTAACCGCGACAAGCGCTCGGTGATCATGGGCGTCAAGCGGCTCTCGGACCTCGGCTTCGAGATCGTTTCCACGGGGGGCACCGCAGACGTGCTGCGCCGCAACGGCATCCAGGCAACCCCGGTGCGCAAGGTGGCAGAAGGCAGCAGCGCCGAAGGCGAAGGCACCATCGCCGACCTCGTGATTGCCGGCGAGATCGACATGGTCTTCAACACCCCCTCCGGCGGCGAAGCCCGCAGCGACGGCTACGAACTGCGTGCTGCCGCCACATCCATCGGCATCCCCTGCATCACCACGGTGGCCGAGTTCAACGCCGCCGTCCAGGCGATCGAGGCGATGCGCACCTACGAGTGGTCCGTCACCAGCCTGCAGGAGCATGCTGCAGCCCTGGCGGAGTCCCAGAAGGCAGCCCTGCAGCATGCCTGA
- the pyrF gene encoding orotidine-5'-phosphate decarboxylase — protein MPEQLSAAAGRESFGSRLGAAMAARGPLCVGIDPHPSLLSAWGLKDDVDGLRAFSLTVLDAVASLAAAVKPQVALYERHGSAGMAVLEEVLAIARDESVLTIADAKRGDIGSTMAAYADAWLRDGSPLAADSVTLSPYLGFESLRPALDLAAETGRGVFVLALTSNPEGPSVQHVGGADSVARRIALAAGAENRRYPGDMGSVGLVVGATVGSALADLDVDLAAMRGPVLAPGLGAQGATPAHLRATFGNAYGQVLGTSSREILSAGPKRQELRDAAQRTLDGLRGE, from the coding sequence ATGCCTGAGCAGTTATCAGCCGCCGCAGGCCGGGAGTCTTTCGGCTCCCGGCTCGGTGCCGCCATGGCGGCCCGCGGCCCGCTCTGCGTTGGCATTGATCCGCACCCGTCCCTGCTGTCCGCGTGGGGCCTGAAGGACGACGTCGACGGCCTCCGTGCGTTTTCGCTGACGGTGCTGGACGCGGTGGCTTCCCTCGCTGCCGCGGTCAAGCCGCAGGTGGCACTTTACGAGCGCCACGGATCCGCCGGAATGGCCGTCCTGGAGGAAGTCCTTGCCATTGCGCGGGATGAGTCCGTGCTGACCATTGCCGACGCAAAGCGGGGCGACATCGGATCCACCATGGCTGCCTACGCTGACGCGTGGCTGCGGGACGGTTCCCCGCTGGCCGCCGACTCGGTGACCTTGAGCCCCTACCTGGGGTTCGAATCACTGCGTCCGGCCCTGGACCTCGCGGCGGAAACAGGCCGCGGCGTATTTGTCCTGGCTCTGACCTCCAACCCCGAAGGGCCGTCGGTCCAGCACGTAGGGGGAGCGGACTCGGTGGCCCGCCGGATCGCCCTCGCTGCGGGCGCTGAAAACCGCCGCTACCCCGGCGACATGGGGTCTGTGGGACTCGTGGTGGGTGCCACGGTAGGCTCCGCCCTGGCGGACCTCGACGTCGACCTCGCCGCCATGCGCGGACCCGTCCTGGCGCCCGGCCTCGGCGCACAGGGGGCCACGCCGGCCCACCTGCGCGCCACCTTCGGCAACGCCTATGGCCAGGTCCTTGGAACGTCAAGCCGCGAGATCCTCTCGGCCGGCCCCAAACGGCAGGAACTGCGGGACGCCGCCCAGCGGACCCTCGACGGATTGCGCGGCGAATAG
- the rpoZ gene encoding DNA-directed RNA polymerase subunit omega → MSTNLEGIINPPIDSLLEAADSKYGLVIFGAKRARQINAYYAQLHEGLFEYVGPLVDTKLNEKSLSIALREINEGKLVSTPIEAAE, encoded by the coding sequence GTGTCCACGAACCTTGAAGGCATCATCAACCCGCCGATCGATTCGCTGCTTGAGGCAGCTGATTCCAAGTACGGCCTGGTGATCTTCGGTGCCAAGCGTGCTCGTCAGATCAACGCCTACTACGCCCAGCTGCACGAGGGCCTCTTCGAGTACGTCGGCCCGCTGGTTGACACCAAGCTGAACGAAAAGTCGCTGTCGATCGCCCTGCGTGAGATCAACGAAGGCAAGCTGGTTTCCACGCCGATCGAAGCAGCGGAGTAA
- a CDS encoding dihydroorotase — translation MPANTGTYLIRSASLLGGEPADLLIRDGVIAETGTGLSDDGATVIDAAGLVALPGMVDVHTHLREPGREDAETVETGTRAAALGGYTAVHAMANSTPVADTAGVVEQVYSLGQAAGWVDVRPVGAVTVGLAGEQLAELGAMADSRARVRMFSDDGICVHDPVLMRRALEYVKAFDGVVAQHAQEPRLTAGAQMNEGEVSAVLGLTGWPAVAEESIIARDVLLAQHVGSRLHVCHVSTAGSVEIIRWAKQRGINVTAEVTPHHLLLTDDLVRSYDPVYKVNPPLRTDADVQALRAGLADGTIDVVGTDHAPHPSEHKECEWAQAAMGMTGLETALSVVQQTMIETGLISWADFARVTSAAAARIGRLEDQGRPLETGEPANIILVDPAARWTVEPAKMATMGRNSPFKGMELPGKVVATFFKGHPTVLDGKLNTPYPHAASVGAA, via the coding sequence ATGCCAGCCAACACCGGAACCTATCTGATCCGCAGCGCCTCGCTCCTGGGCGGCGAGCCGGCAGACCTGCTGATCCGCGACGGCGTGATCGCAGAAACGGGAACCGGCCTCTCCGATGACGGGGCCACCGTCATCGACGCCGCCGGCCTGGTGGCACTGCCCGGCATGGTGGACGTGCACACGCACCTCCGCGAGCCCGGCCGCGAGGACGCCGAGACCGTTGAAACCGGCACCCGGGCCGCCGCCCTCGGCGGATACACCGCCGTCCACGCCATGGCCAACAGCACTCCGGTGGCGGACACCGCCGGCGTGGTGGAGCAGGTCTACAGCCTCGGCCAGGCAGCCGGCTGGGTGGATGTCCGCCCCGTGGGCGCTGTAACGGTGGGCCTGGCGGGCGAGCAGCTCGCCGAACTCGGAGCCATGGCCGATTCCCGCGCAAGGGTCCGGATGTTCTCCGACGACGGCATCTGCGTCCACGATCCCGTGCTCATGCGCCGTGCCCTGGAGTACGTCAAGGCGTTCGACGGCGTGGTGGCCCAGCACGCCCAGGAACCGCGCCTGACTGCCGGTGCCCAGATGAACGAAGGCGAAGTCTCCGCCGTCCTGGGACTCACCGGCTGGCCTGCCGTGGCCGAGGAAAGCATCATCGCCCGCGACGTGCTCCTGGCCCAGCACGTCGGCTCCCGGCTCCACGTCTGCCACGTCTCCACCGCCGGCTCGGTGGAAATCATCCGCTGGGCCAAGCAGCGCGGCATCAATGTCACGGCCGAGGTCACTCCGCACCACCTGCTGCTGACCGATGATCTGGTCCGCAGCTACGACCCCGTGTATAAGGTCAACCCGCCGCTGCGCACCGACGCCGACGTCCAGGCCCTGCGCGCCGGCCTCGCAGACGGAACCATCGACGTCGTCGGCACCGACCACGCGCCGCACCCCAGCGAGCACAAGGAATGCGAGTGGGCCCAGGCCGCCATGGGCATGACCGGCCTGGAAACGGCACTGTCCGTGGTGCAGCAGACCATGATCGAGACCGGCCTGATCAGCTGGGCGGACTTCGCCCGGGTCACCTCGGCGGCTGCCGCCAGGATCGGCCGGCTCGAAGACCAGGGCCGGCCGCTGGAAACGGGGGAGCCCGCCAACATCATCCTGGTGGATCCCGCCGCGCGCTGGACGGTGGAGCCCGCGAAGATGGCCACCATGGGACGCAACTCCCCGTTCAAGGGCATGGAGCTGCCGGGCAAGGTAGTAGCCACGTTCTTCAAGGGCCACCCCACCGTGCTGGACGGCAAGCTCAACACCCCGTACCCGCACGCGGCGTCCGTGGGTGCCGCCTGA
- the gmk gene encoding guanylate kinase, giving the protein MSKKPGLTVLAGPTAVGKGTVSTFIRDNYPEVWLSVSATTRAPRPGEIDGVHYFFKSKEEFERLVADGELLEWAVVHGQNTYGTLKSTVNQAIAEGRSVLLEIDLQGARQVKAAVPDAQFVFLAPPSWDEMVRRLVGRGTETPEEQQRRLETAKLELAAEPEFDHTVINDDVRRAADELVSLMGLTPHPHGAREASAR; this is encoded by the coding sequence GTGAGCAAAAAACCTGGACTGACAGTCCTCGCAGGTCCGACGGCTGTTGGCAAAGGCACCGTGTCCACCTTCATCCGGGACAACTACCCGGAGGTCTGGTTGTCCGTATCAGCCACCACCCGGGCCCCCCGGCCCGGAGAAATCGACGGTGTGCACTACTTCTTCAAGTCCAAGGAGGAGTTCGAGCGGCTCGTGGCGGACGGCGAGCTCCTGGAGTGGGCAGTGGTCCACGGCCAGAACACGTACGGCACCCTGAAAAGCACCGTGAACCAGGCTATCGCCGAGGGACGCTCAGTGTTGCTGGAGATCGACCTGCAGGGCGCCCGCCAGGTCAAAGCCGCCGTTCCGGACGCCCAGTTCGTTTTCCTCGCGCCCCCCAGCTGGGACGAAATGGTCCGCCGGCTGGTGGGCCGCGGCACTGAAACGCCCGAGGAACAGCAGCGCCGCCTGGAAACCGCTAAACTGGAGCTTGCTGCTGAACCGGAGTTCGACCATACCGTTATCAATGACGACGTTCGCCGGGCGGCGGACGAGCTTGTTTCACTCATGGGGCTGACCCCGCATCCGCATGGAGCGCGGGAAGCGTCAGCCCGCTAG
- the mihF gene encoding integration host factor, actinobacterial type — protein MVLRPLSASERTDALNKAAAARATRAAAKESLKNRERSAAEIINSALEDEAMARMKVSELLEALPGIGKVRAAAIMKQLGIAASRRLRGLGIHQRRALVDFIDEN, from the coding sequence ATGGTGCTTCGACCCTTATCCGCATCCGAGCGTACAGACGCCCTGAACAAGGCGGCGGCGGCCAGGGCCACCCGCGCGGCGGCCAAGGAAAGCCTGAAGAACCGCGAGCGGTCCGCGGCCGAGATCATCAACTCGGCCCTGGAAGATGAAGCCATGGCGCGGATGAAGGTCTCGGAGTTGCTGGAGGCTTTGCCGGGCATCGGCAAAGTCCGGGCCGCGGCCATCATGAAGCAACTGGGTATTGCGGCTTCCCGCAGGCTCCGCGGCCTCGGCATCCACCAGCGCCGGGCGCTGGTAGATTTTATAGACGAGAACTAG
- the carA gene encoding glutamine-hydrolyzing carbamoyl-phosphate synthase small subunit, with amino-acid sequence MPIVESKQVTTNTAVSAPVSAPVSAPAALVLEDGRIFRGSSYGRTGTALGEAVFATGMTGYQETITDPSYARQLVVQTAPHIGNTGVNNDDAESRRIWVAGYIVRDAARRPSNWRSERSLDEELVAQGIVGIQGVDTRAITRHLREHKTMRAGIFSGEAAQATDKELLDAVLASAPMEGSRLAEEVSVDEAYVVEPKDHGWDGEPRFSIAAVDLGIKAMTPVRFAERGVRVHVLPATATLEDVKAVNPDGFFMSNGPGDPATADTQVKLLRSVLDEKLPYFGICFGNQILGRALGFGTYKLRYGHRGINQPVMDRRTGKVEITSQNHGFAVDAPLDGATQAPEARYGRVEVSHVSLNDDVVEGLACLDIPAFSVQYHPEAAAGPHDAAYLFDRFIDLMEGTRDGRTANLSKDPVDSAHSAGAEHKNDNKTEDKK; translated from the coding sequence ATGCCAATAGTGGAAAGTAAGCAAGTGACAACAAATACCGCAGTATCCGCCCCAGTTTCCGCTCCTGTATCAGCTCCCGCTGCGCTCGTCCTCGAAGACGGCCGCATTTTCCGCGGAAGCAGCTACGGCCGCACCGGAACCGCCCTGGGCGAGGCAGTCTTCGCCACCGGCATGACCGGCTACCAGGAAACCATCACGGACCCCTCCTACGCCCGGCAGCTGGTGGTGCAGACCGCACCGCACATCGGCAACACCGGCGTGAACAATGACGACGCCGAGTCCCGCCGCATCTGGGTGGCCGGCTACATCGTCCGCGACGCCGCCCGCCGCCCGTCCAACTGGCGCTCCGAACGCTCCCTGGACGAAGAACTCGTGGCCCAGGGCATCGTGGGCATCCAGGGCGTGGACACGCGCGCCATCACCCGCCACCTGCGCGAGCACAAGACCATGCGTGCCGGCATCTTTTCCGGCGAAGCCGCCCAGGCCACGGACAAGGAGCTGCTCGACGCCGTGCTGGCCAGCGCCCCGATGGAGGGCTCCCGCCTGGCCGAGGAAGTCAGCGTGGACGAGGCGTACGTGGTGGAACCGAAGGACCACGGCTGGGACGGCGAACCCCGGTTCAGCATCGCCGCCGTCGACCTCGGCATCAAAGCCATGACGCCGGTCCGGTTCGCCGAGCGCGGCGTTCGCGTCCACGTGCTCCCAGCCACCGCCACCCTCGAGGACGTCAAGGCCGTCAACCCGGACGGTTTCTTTATGTCCAACGGCCCCGGCGACCCCGCCACCGCCGACACCCAGGTCAAGCTCCTCCGCTCCGTCCTGGACGAAAAGCTGCCGTACTTCGGCATCTGCTTCGGCAACCAGATCCTGGGCCGCGCCCTGGGCTTTGGCACCTACAAGCTGCGCTACGGCCACCGCGGCATCAACCAGCCCGTGATGGACCGCCGCACCGGCAAGGTGGAGATCACCTCGCAGAACCACGGCTTCGCCGTGGATGCACCGCTCGACGGCGCCACCCAGGCTCCCGAGGCACGCTACGGACGCGTCGAGGTCAGCCACGTCAGCCTGAACGACGACGTCGTGGAAGGCCTCGCCTGCCTGGACATCCCCGCCTTCTCCGTGCAGTACCACCCCGAGGCAGCCGCCGGACCGCACGACGCCGCCTACCTCTTCGACCGCTTCATCGACCTGATGGAGGGCACCCGGGACGGCAGGACCGCCAACCTGTCCAAGGACCCCGTGGACTCTGCACACTCTGCCGGCGCTGAACACAAAAACGACAACAAGACTGAGGACAAGAAGTAA
- the pyrR gene encoding bifunctional pyr operon transcriptional regulator/uracil phosphoribosyltransferase PyrR, with translation MTSVTSAPVPARVVLSQADIDRALTRIAHEILEANKGSQDLVLLGIPRRGYPLAARLAQKIAAADPTVDAAAITGQLDVTMFRDDLSHQGTRPPYPTKLPRTGIDNKVVVLIDDVLYSGRTIRAALDALVDLGRPRIVRLAVLIDRGHRELPIRADHVGKNLPTSSAEKVRVRLEETDTAPGGTPVNEVVIEGRS, from the coding sequence TTGACTTCTGTCACCAGCGCACCGGTTCCAGCCAGGGTTGTCCTCAGCCAGGCTGACATTGACCGGGCCCTCACTCGTATCGCCCATGAGATCCTCGAGGCCAACAAGGGTTCGCAGGACCTGGTCCTGCTCGGCATTCCACGCCGCGGTTACCCGCTGGCCGCCCGGCTTGCCCAAAAGATCGCCGCAGCCGATCCCACCGTGGACGCCGCAGCCATCACCGGCCAGCTGGATGTCACCATGTTTCGCGACGACCTGTCACACCAGGGCACGCGCCCGCCGTACCCCACCAAGCTGCCCCGCACGGGCATCGACAACAAAGTGGTAGTCCTCATAGACGACGTCCTCTACTCGGGCCGCACTATCCGCGCCGCCCTGGACGCCCTCGTGGACCTGGGCCGGCCCCGCATCGTGCGGCTCGCCGTGCTCATTGACCGCGGCCACCGCGAGCTGCCCATCAGGGCAGACCATGTAGGCAAAAACCTGCCCACCTCCTCGGCGGAGAAAGTCCGCGTCCGGCTGGAGGAAACGGACACCGCCCCCGGCGGCACCCCCGTCAACGAAGTAGTGATCGAGGGCCGCTCGTGA